Proteins co-encoded in one Arthrobacter alpinus genomic window:
- the aceE gene encoding pyruvate dehydrogenase (acetyl-transferring), homodimeric type, with translation MAAGDDNSHILSGLTNQLPDRDPEETAEWLESLDTLIQERGTERAQFIMRSLLQRAGAQSVGVPMVTTTDYVNTIPVDQEPEFPGNEEIERKYRAWLRWNAAVLVHRAQRPDIGVGGHISTYAGAATLYEVGFNHFFRGKDHAGGGDQVFFQGHASPGMYARAFLEGRLSEEDLDGFRQEKSKEGHALSSYPHPRLMPEFWEFPTVSMGIGPMNAIYQAQSNRYLHNRGIKDTSDQHVWAFLGDGEMDEPESRGLLQLAANDKLDNLTFVVNCNLQRLDGPVRGNGKIVQELEAFFRGAGWNVIKVLWGREWDDLLERDTDGSLVDVMNTTRDGDYQTYKAENGGFVREHFFGQTPQTKELAAHLSDDEVWNLKRGGHDYHKVYAAYKAAMDFKGKPTVVLAHTVKGYGLGTHFEARNSTHQMKKLTLQDLKDFRTHLRLPITDEVLEADPYRPPYYHPGMDTPEIQYMMERRRELGGSVPERRSKHTELTLPGEKTYEVANRGSGKQQAATTMAFVRLLKDLMRDKEIGQRIVPIIPDEARTFGIDAFFPTAKIYNPNGQNYLSVDRDLVLAYKESISGQIVHAGINEAGSVAAFTAAGTAYATHGEPLIPIYVFYSMFGFQRTGDSFWAAGDQMTRGFIIGATAGRTTLTGEGLQHADGHSPILASTNPAVVSYDPAYGYEIGVIIKSGLERMYGPDSVDPNVMYYITVYNEPIVQPKAPENMDVDGIVKGIYLLKKSDAPGPKTQLLGSGVSVPWALEAAQILADEWGVSADVWSVTSWNELRRDALAAEEDAFLHPENEARVPYITAKMADAQGPVVAVTDYMKAVPDQIRQFLPNEFATLGADGFGFSDTRAAARRFFKIDSHSVVVRTLQMLAKRGEVDADAPAKAIAKYDLLNVNAGTTGNAGGEG, from the coding sequence GTGGCTGCAGGAGACGATAACTCCCATATCCTCAGCGGGTTGACAAACCAGCTGCCTGATCGCGATCCGGAAGAGACAGCCGAATGGCTTGAGTCCCTGGATACGTTGATTCAGGAACGCGGCACTGAGCGTGCCCAGTTCATCATGCGTAGCCTGCTTCAGCGGGCTGGGGCACAGAGCGTTGGCGTGCCTATGGTCACGACCACCGACTACGTGAACACCATTCCCGTCGATCAGGAACCCGAATTCCCGGGCAACGAAGAAATCGAGCGCAAGTACCGCGCATGGCTGCGCTGGAATGCTGCCGTCTTGGTGCACCGTGCTCAGCGTCCTGACATTGGTGTAGGTGGACACATTTCCACTTATGCAGGTGCCGCAACCCTGTATGAAGTTGGTTTCAACCACTTCTTCCGCGGTAAGGACCACGCCGGCGGCGGAGACCAGGTCTTCTTCCAGGGCCACGCCTCCCCCGGCATGTACGCTCGTGCATTCCTGGAAGGTCGCCTCAGCGAAGAGGACTTGGATGGCTTCCGTCAGGAAAAGTCCAAGGAAGGGCATGCGCTCTCCTCCTACCCGCACCCGCGCCTCATGCCGGAGTTCTGGGAATTCCCGACGGTTTCCATGGGCATTGGCCCCATGAACGCCATCTACCAGGCTCAGTCCAACCGATACCTGCATAACCGCGGCATCAAGGACACCTCCGATCAGCACGTCTGGGCTTTCCTTGGCGATGGCGAAATGGACGAGCCCGAGTCACGCGGCCTGCTCCAGCTGGCCGCCAATGACAAGTTGGACAACCTGACATTCGTGGTCAACTGCAACTTGCAGCGCCTCGACGGTCCGGTGCGCGGTAACGGCAAGATCGTTCAGGAACTCGAAGCGTTCTTCCGCGGTGCCGGCTGGAACGTCATCAAGGTCCTTTGGGGCCGCGAGTGGGATGACCTGCTTGAGCGTGACACCGACGGTTCACTCGTGGACGTCATGAACACCACGCGCGACGGCGATTACCAGACGTACAAGGCTGAAAACGGCGGATTTGTGCGCGAGCACTTCTTCGGCCAGACGCCTCAGACCAAGGAACTCGCCGCTCACCTGAGCGACGACGAGGTCTGGAACCTCAAGCGCGGTGGCCACGATTACCACAAGGTTTACGCAGCCTACAAGGCCGCCATGGACTTCAAGGGCAAGCCGACAGTCGTCTTGGCTCACACGGTCAAGGGATACGGCTTGGGCACACACTTCGAGGCGCGTAACTCCACGCACCAGATGAAGAAGCTCACCTTGCAGGACCTGAAGGACTTCCGTACGCACCTGCGCCTGCCCATCACTGATGAGGTTTTGGAAGCAGATCCGTACCGCCCGCCGTATTACCACCCGGGTATGGATACACCTGAGATCCAGTACATGATGGAACGCCGCCGCGAATTGGGCGGATCCGTTCCGGAGCGTCGCAGCAAGCACACCGAGCTGACCTTGCCCGGCGAGAAGACCTACGAGGTCGCTAACCGCGGTTCAGGCAAGCAGCAGGCAGCCACCACCATGGCGTTCGTGCGTTTGCTCAAGGATTTGATGCGGGACAAGGAGATTGGGCAGCGTATTGTCCCGATCATCCCGGATGAAGCCCGTACCTTCGGTATTGACGCCTTCTTCCCCACTGCGAAGATCTACAACCCCAACGGTCAGAATTACTTGTCCGTAGACCGCGATCTGGTGCTGGCTTACAAGGAGTCCATTTCCGGACAAATTGTTCACGCAGGCATCAACGAGGCCGGCTCCGTCGCTGCATTCACCGCAGCAGGAACCGCCTACGCAACCCATGGCGAACCGTTGATCCCGATCTACGTGTTCTACTCCATGTTCGGTTTCCAGCGCACCGGCGACAGCTTCTGGGCTGCCGGTGACCAGATGACCCGTGGCTTTATCATTGGCGCCACCGCTGGCCGCACAACCTTGACCGGTGAGGGCCTGCAGCACGCTGACGGTCACTCCCCGATCCTGGCTTCCACCAACCCTGCCGTGGTCTCCTATGACCCCGCGTACGGTTACGAAATCGGCGTCATCATCAAGTCCGGTCTTGAGCGCATGTACGGGCCGGATTCTGTGGATCCCAACGTCATGTACTACATCACTGTCTACAACGAGCCGATTGTGCAGCCGAAGGCTCCAGAAAACATGGACGTCGACGGCATCGTCAAGGGCATCTACCTTCTCAAGAAGAGCGATGCTCCGGGCCCGAAGACACAGTTGCTGGGCTCGGGTGTCTCCGTGCCGTGGGCGCTGGAAGCTGCACAGATTCTCGCCGATGAGTGGGGAGTATCTGCCGATGTTTGGTCCGTTACGTCCTGGAACGAACTTCGCCGTGACGCACTCGCTGCCGAAGAGGATGCCTTCCTCCATCCGGAAAACGAGGCTCGCGTCCCGTACATCACTGCCAAGATGGCTGATGCACAGGGCCCCGTTGTTGCTGTCACTGACTACATGAAGGCAGTGCCGGATCAGATCCGTCAGTTCCTGCCCAATGAGTTCGCAACCCTGGGTGCCGACGGCTTCGGCTTCTCCGACACCCGCGCCGCTGCCCGCCGCTTCTTCAAGATCGACAGCCACTCAGTGGTAGTTCGAACCTTGCAGATGCTGGCTAAGCGTGGCGAAGTGGATGCTGATGCCCCGGCTAAGGCGATCGCTAAATACGATCTGCTCAATGTCAATGCAGGCACCACCGGCAACGCCGGCGGCGAAGGCTAA
- a CDS encoding DUF3052 domain-containing protein, with product MSEADAGTIAKVAGSLGFKDGDLIQELGYDDDVDFDLRDSIETLIGSEMFDEQDHDVVDSVLFWWRDGDGDLVDALVDSLTTLDEGGVVWIMTPKQGRDGYVPPSDIQEAAPTAGLHVTTTAGVSTDWAAARLVPRKRQ from the coding sequence GTGAGCGAGGCCGACGCCGGCACCATTGCCAAGGTGGCAGGCAGTTTAGGGTTCAAGGATGGGGATCTCATCCAGGAACTCGGATACGACGACGACGTCGATTTTGATCTGCGCGACAGCATCGAGACCCTCATTGGGTCCGAAATGTTCGATGAGCAAGATCATGACGTAGTGGACTCAGTCCTTTTCTGGTGGCGCGATGGTGATGGCGACCTTGTGGACGCCCTTGTCGATTCGCTGACCACCTTGGACGAAGGCGGTGTGGTGTGGATCATGACACCCAAGCAGGGCCGTGATGGTTACGTCCCGCCGTCGGACATTCAGGAAGCTGCGCCCACGGCCGGCTTGCATGTCACCACCACGGCAGGGGTGTCTACCGACTGGGCTGCGGCACGACTGGTTCCGCGCAAACGCCAGTAG
- a CDS encoding peroxiredoxin — MKNDGATHQGLALGDIAPDFTLSNQFGEPMSLVGLRGTAVALVFYPFAFSGICTGELGELQDNVGDFEKAGVHLLAISVDTKYTLRAYAQAQGYFFDLLADFWPHGQVAQSYGVFDADRGMATRSTFLITADGVLADTFSTPTGQARPLARYRQALERL; from the coding sequence GTGAAGAACGACGGCGCCACGCACCAAGGTTTAGCGCTCGGGGACATTGCTCCCGACTTCACCTTGTCCAACCAGTTTGGCGAACCAATGTCCCTCGTTGGGTTGCGTGGCACCGCCGTTGCACTGGTGTTCTACCCGTTTGCGTTCTCCGGCATTTGTACGGGCGAACTGGGCGAACTTCAGGACAACGTCGGCGATTTTGAAAAGGCTGGCGTGCACTTGCTGGCTATCTCCGTCGACACGAAATACACGCTTCGGGCCTATGCTCAGGCGCAGGGCTACTTCTTTGATCTGCTGGCTGACTTTTGGCCGCATGGCCAGGTGGCGCAGAGCTACGGCGTTTTTGATGCCGACCGTGGCATGGCCACTCGAAGCACATTCCTCATTACCGCCGACGGCGTCCTTGCCGACACCTTCAGCACGCCCACGGGGCAGGCTCGTCCCTTGGCCCGGTACCGTCAAGCACTCGAGCGGCTGTAG
- a CDS encoding NAD-dependent protein deacetylase, protein MDQVRPGIGETGFVPAMTPAAASRAVTTSLSRDEIAAVGSVAGTLGGQPFALLTGAGMSTDSGIPDYRGPGAPPRNPLTYQEFMRDPALRQRYWARNHVGWSRMHLSTPNAGHYAAAELERAGMLSGIVTQNVDRLHEVALASNVVDLHGRFDQVLCMECGNHYSRSFLAIILNELNPGFLEAVAAAGGVSAAPDADADVESEKLISAFNVAKCPLCGGLLKPDFVFFGENVPQDRVLRAFAMVDSAAALVVAGSSLSVFSGLRFVKKAAKDGKPVIIINRGKTRGDSLATVKLELGVSEAMTQLTRSLGL, encoded by the coding sequence GTGGATCAAGTGCGGCCGGGCATTGGTGAAACGGGCTTTGTCCCGGCGATGACGCCCGCAGCAGCGTCACGAGCCGTCACTACCTCTTTGAGTCGCGATGAGATTGCTGCCGTAGGCAGCGTTGCCGGCACATTAGGCGGCCAACCCTTCGCACTGCTCACTGGCGCGGGCATGAGCACCGATTCCGGCATCCCGGACTATCGAGGACCCGGCGCCCCGCCCCGGAATCCGCTGACATATCAGGAATTCATGCGTGATCCGGCTCTTCGCCAGCGCTATTGGGCCAGAAACCATGTGGGCTGGTCGCGGATGCACTTATCGACGCCCAATGCCGGACACTACGCTGCTGCCGAGCTGGAGCGCGCGGGAATGCTGAGCGGCATCGTGACCCAAAATGTGGACAGACTCCACGAGGTGGCTCTCGCCAGCAATGTGGTGGACCTGCACGGCCGCTTCGATCAGGTGCTGTGCATGGAGTGCGGCAACCACTATTCACGTTCCTTTCTGGCCATCATCCTCAATGAGCTCAACCCCGGCTTCTTAGAGGCAGTCGCGGCAGCAGGGGGTGTTTCCGCAGCTCCTGACGCGGACGCTGACGTGGAGAGCGAGAAGTTAATCTCCGCCTTCAACGTAGCCAAGTGCCCTTTGTGTGGGGGCCTGCTCAAGCCGGACTTCGTCTTCTTCGGCGAAAATGTTCCCCAGGACAGGGTGTTGCGGGCCTTTGCCATGGTGGATTCGGCAGCGGCGTTGGTGGTGGCCGGCTCGTCGTTGTCAGTTTTTTCCGGCCTGCGTTTCGTCAAGAAAGCGGCCAAGGATGGCAAGCCGGTCATCATCATCAATAGAGGCAAAACCCGCGGAGATTCCTTGGCAACAGTGAAGCTGGAGCTCGGAGTCAGTGAGGCTATGACCCAACTCACACGCTCGCTAGGGTTGTAA
- a CDS encoding exonuclease domain-containing protein, with product MDGISFTAIDFETANNFRASACAVGLTKVRAGKVVDQVSSLIKPLPGFTEFAPVNVSIHGITAAHVRNAPDWRGIHGPMMDFIGADALVGHNVSFEKSVISKANDACGLPAPVQDFHCTLTLARKHLDLDHYTLSDVVGALDLPAFNHHDAGDDARASALIAIELARLHGASTLSALWPPVQKVVAKVPGYYAAGYTRKLADLPVPNVGANPYGPLYGQTIVFSGDLAAMPRTEAQDAAAAKGATIANSTTKKVTMVVSAEVAGGTRSSAKVKRALELAAAGQDIQVVGELAFLRLLAFK from the coding sequence ATGGACGGGATTTCCTTTACCGCCATTGATTTTGAAACGGCGAACAACTTCCGCGCCTCTGCGTGCGCCGTTGGGCTGACCAAGGTGAGGGCGGGCAAGGTGGTGGACCAGGTTTCCTCGCTCATCAAGCCACTGCCAGGCTTTACGGAGTTCGCGCCAGTCAACGTGAGCATTCACGGCATCACCGCCGCCCACGTGCGCAACGCGCCCGACTGGCGCGGCATCCACGGCCCCATGATGGATTTCATTGGCGCCGATGCACTGGTGGGCCATAATGTCAGCTTCGAGAAGTCGGTCATCTCCAAGGCCAACGATGCCTGTGGGCTGCCTGCCCCTGTTCAGGATTTCCACTGCACACTGACGTTGGCCCGGAAGCACCTTGATTTGGACCACTACACACTGTCCGACGTTGTGGGTGCCTTGGACTTGCCAGCGTTCAATCACCACGACGCGGGCGACGATGCCCGTGCCAGCGCCTTGATAGCCATTGAACTGGCTCGGCTACATGGTGCCTCGACGCTTTCGGCCCTGTGGCCCCCAGTTCAGAAGGTGGTCGCAAAAGTGCCCGGCTATTACGCGGCAGGCTACACGCGCAAGCTGGCAGATCTGCCAGTTCCTAATGTTGGCGCAAACCCCTATGGGCCGCTCTATGGCCAGACCATCGTCTTTAGCGGAGATTTAGCGGCCATGCCCCGCACCGAGGCGCAGGACGCGGCAGCTGCTAAGGGCGCCACCATTGCCAATAGCACCACCAAGAAGGTCACCATGGTGGTTAGCGCTGAGGTGGCCGGTGGCACGCGCTCTAGTGCCAAGGTTAAGAGGGCGCTGGAATTGGCGGCAGCGGGGCAGGATATCCAGGTTGTGGGCGAGCTGGCATTCCTGCGGCTCTTGGCGTTCAAATAG
- a CDS encoding IclR family transcriptional regulator, with protein MPSRNSEVRGHGSPAPAVTRASAVLDALAQSVTGRLTLSDLARELGIPKSSTSNLLQALEDAELITRVGSDYALGVKLVELGAAYLSRRDEVREFYRFCEAAPLLKGETVRIAMLDGDNVIYLARYEGHPAVRLTSNIGDKMPVSLCAVGKALIAKLHDHDLDRLYPDEAVLPVLTPKSLRTGAALKAEIGAIRAQGYAFEDEESTLGVVSLGVAVPTHGSHGPSLGVSVTALQATFSDAQRAAMVQELVDLSKMLGNPMG; from the coding sequence ATGCCCAGCAGGAACAGCGAAGTGCGGGGCCACGGATCTCCCGCCCCTGCGGTAACCCGCGCTTCCGCCGTGCTTGACGCCTTGGCGCAGTCGGTCACCGGAAGATTGACGCTCAGCGACCTTGCCCGCGAGCTGGGCATCCCCAAATCCTCCACGTCCAACCTGTTGCAGGCGCTTGAGGATGCCGAGCTCATCACCCGCGTTGGTTCCGACTACGCCCTGGGTGTGAAATTGGTGGAGCTCGGGGCCGCCTACCTGAGCCGCCGCGACGAGGTCAGGGAGTTTTACCGCTTTTGCGAAGCCGCACCCCTGCTCAAGGGCGAGACTGTTCGCATTGCCATGCTCGACGGCGACAATGTCATCTACTTGGCCCGCTATGAAGGGCATCCTGCCGTGCGGCTGACCTCGAACATTGGGGACAAGATGCCCGTCTCACTGTGTGCCGTGGGGAAGGCGCTGATTGCCAAGCTCCATGACCATGACCTGGACCGGCTTTACCCCGACGAGGCTGTGCTCCCTGTCCTGACGCCCAAGTCGCTCCGGACCGGTGCCGCGCTCAAGGCCGAGATCGGAGCCATTCGCGCCCAGGGCTATGCCTTTGAGGATGAGGAGTCCACCTTGGGTGTGGTGAGCCTTGGCGTGGCCGTTCCCACCCACGGCTCGCACGGCCCCAGTCTCGGCGTGTCAGTGACGGCGCTGCAGGCCACGTTCTCCGATGCGCAGCGCGCAGCCATGGTGCAGGAGCTCGTTGATCTGTCTAAGATGCTGGGTAATCCCATGGGCTAG
- a CDS encoding MFS transporter has translation MTTQPLRPAPAAASTVDEKVDPDQLRRATLASSVGSALEYYDFYIFGLATALIFGPLFFAPLGDTGALLAAFGVYGVGFVARPFGGLVFGVIGDRFGRKQVLLLTITIMGGASFAIGLLPTYEQAGMVGAVLLVVMRILQGLGAGAEQAGATTLISEVAPRKRRGFFAALPFVGIQVGTLLGAGTFALLGLAHPEVLEGWLWRVPFLASIVLIGVAVYIRLQLKETPVFQELEKHKNVTKNPLGTLWRTSKKNVLIGIGLRMGENGNSSIYSTLLVGFMAGKGGVFEGDKFIGPVGLLIAAGFAAVMVISFGAISDRIGRVKVYRYGALFQLLFAFPAFYLITLGHVWLVWAVMVVGISIGVQSMLGPQCAMLPELFGATHRFTGVAMSREISAVFAGGIAPIVGVALLAVTNHSWLVLAVYSAVLASISFVTTFFAPETVGRDLNLVEDAS, from the coding sequence GTGACTACACAACCGCTACGCCCAGCCCCGGCAGCCGCCTCGACAGTAGACGAGAAGGTGGATCCGGACCAGCTGCGCCGGGCCACCCTCGCCAGCTCCGTTGGTTCGGCGCTTGAGTACTACGACTTTTACATCTTCGGGCTCGCGACAGCGCTGATCTTCGGCCCACTCTTCTTCGCTCCGCTGGGGGACACGGGCGCCTTGCTCGCGGCCTTCGGCGTGTACGGCGTCGGGTTTGTCGCCCGCCCCTTCGGCGGCCTAGTGTTCGGCGTCATCGGAGATCGCTTCGGCCGCAAGCAGGTCCTCCTGCTGACCATCACGATCATGGGAGGGGCATCGTTCGCCATCGGCCTGCTGCCCACCTATGAGCAGGCAGGAATGGTGGGGGCCGTGCTGCTGGTAGTCATGCGCATTCTGCAGGGCTTGGGTGCAGGAGCGGAGCAGGCCGGCGCCACCACCCTCATCTCCGAAGTTGCGCCACGCAAGCGCCGAGGCTTCTTCGCTGCTCTGCCCTTCGTCGGCATTCAAGTTGGTACGCTGCTGGGTGCGGGAACCTTCGCGCTCCTTGGCCTGGCCCACCCCGAGGTCCTCGAAGGATGGCTGTGGCGGGTACCGTTCCTGGCTAGCATCGTGCTGATCGGCGTCGCCGTGTACATCCGCCTCCAGCTCAAGGAGACCCCGGTCTTCCAGGAGCTGGAAAAGCACAAGAACGTCACCAAGAACCCGCTGGGCACCCTGTGGCGGACCTCCAAAAAGAATGTCCTGATCGGCATTGGCCTGCGCATGGGCGAAAACGGCAACTCCAGCATCTACTCCACGCTCCTGGTCGGCTTCATGGCTGGCAAGGGCGGTGTGTTTGAAGGTGACAAGTTCATTGGTCCCGTGGGCCTGTTGATCGCCGCCGGATTCGCTGCCGTCATGGTCATCTCCTTCGGTGCGATCTCAGACCGCATTGGCCGCGTCAAGGTGTACCGCTACGGTGCCTTGTTCCAGCTACTCTTCGCCTTCCCTGCGTTCTACCTGATCACCTTGGGCCACGTTTGGCTTGTCTGGGCGGTCATGGTGGTGGGCATCTCCATCGGCGTGCAGTCCATGCTTGGCCCGCAGTGTGCCATGCTTCCCGAGCTCTTCGGCGCCACCCACCGCTTCACCGGCGTCGCCATGAGCCGTGAAATCTCTGCCGTGTTTGCCGGCGGCATTGCACCGATCGTGGGTGTCGCCCTGTTGGCCGTGACGAACCACTCCTGGCTGGTGCTCGCCGTGTACTCCGCGGTCCTAGCCAGTATCTCCTTCGTCACCACCTTCTTCGCCCCGGAAACCGTGGGCCGCGACCTGAACCTGGTTGAGGACGCCTCCTAG
- a CDS encoding NAD(P)-dependent oxidoreductase, whose protein sequence is MTQTTDFPRQAPRAIGFVGLGHMGAPMAANLLRAGWAVTVWNRSAAALESLAAQGARTASSVAELRDATVIIFMLPDLGFIEEAAEPLLAAWREAPPELGTVVVVMSSVSPQAVQGFGVRVAAASGGRASVIDAPVSGGTVGAEKGTLAIMAGGDAADFERISQVLDSMGTTVRLLGPLGSGSLAKACNQLLVGTTMAALAEAAELAESSGMDVPALFEVLAGGLAGSNVLRLGGPRIAAKDYTPTGPAKFMHKDLGFVLESAAAVGSATPMASAGHALYGTLKDQGLGEQDLTVVRETIARLGAGNKPSQQ, encoded by the coding sequence ATGACGCAAACCACTGATTTCCCCCGGCAGGCCCCGCGCGCCATCGGGTTTGTAGGCCTGGGCCACATGGGTGCGCCCATGGCCGCGAATCTGCTCCGTGCGGGCTGGGCTGTGACGGTGTGGAACCGCTCGGCCGCAGCGCTCGAATCGCTCGCCGCACAGGGTGCCCGGACCGCTTCCAGTGTGGCCGAACTGCGAGACGCCACTGTCATCATCTTCATGCTCCCCGACTTGGGCTTCATTGAAGAGGCCGCGGAGCCGCTGCTTGCAGCGTGGCGGGAGGCACCGCCGGAGCTGGGCACCGTCGTGGTGGTCATGAGCAGTGTCTCCCCTCAGGCGGTCCAAGGTTTTGGTGTCCGAGTGGCAGCGGCCTCGGGAGGCAGGGCTTCCGTCATTGACGCCCCCGTCAGCGGAGGTACTGTAGGGGCTGAAAAGGGCACCTTGGCCATCATGGCCGGAGGGGACGCCGCCGACTTTGAGCGCATCTCCCAAGTTCTGGACAGCATGGGTACCACCGTGCGCCTGCTGGGCCCGCTGGGCAGCGGATCCCTGGCCAAAGCCTGCAACCAACTGTTGGTGGGAACCACGATGGCGGCACTCGCCGAAGCGGCGGAGCTCGCTGAATCTTCGGGCATGGATGTTCCGGCACTCTTTGAGGTATTGGCCGGCGGTCTAGCCGGTAGCAACGTCCTGCGGCTCGGCGGGCCGAGGATCGCGGCCAAGGACTACACTCCCACCGGCCCGGCGAAATTCATGCACAAGGACCTGGGATTCGTGCTGGAAAGTGCCGCCGCCGTTGGTTCCGCGACCCCCATGGCCAGTGCCGGACACGCCCTGTACGGGACCCTGAAGGACCAGGGGCTGGGGGAGCAGGATCTGACAGTGGTGCGGGAAACCATCGCGCGGCTCGGAGCCGGGAACAAGCCTTCGCAGCAGTGA
- a CDS encoding SDR family oxidoreductase, producing MSGLFDLTGRVALVTGSSRGIGNSLARGLAEAGATVVLNGLNEERLAAAEVAMAADFAPGQIRSLPFDVTSDVAAAEGIAWIEATVGPLEILVNNAGIQHRVPLLELDVKDWDRVISTDLTSAFLVGREAARGMLARGHGKIINICSVQTDLARPTIAAYTAAKGGLRNLTRAMTAEWASGGLQINGIAPGYIHTEMTQNLVDDETFNSWILGRTPANRWGTVQDLVGPAIWLSSDASNFVNGQTIFIDGGMTVVV from the coding sequence ATGAGTGGATTGTTTGACTTGACCGGCCGGGTGGCACTGGTAACAGGGTCCAGCCGGGGGATTGGAAACTCCTTGGCCCGCGGGCTGGCGGAGGCCGGGGCTACGGTCGTGCTTAACGGGCTGAACGAGGAACGCCTGGCTGCTGCAGAAGTGGCCATGGCCGCGGACTTCGCTCCGGGGCAGATTCGTTCGCTGCCGTTTGATGTCACCAGCGATGTGGCGGCGGCCGAGGGTATAGCGTGGATCGAGGCCACTGTGGGCCCGCTGGAGATCCTGGTCAACAACGCCGGGATCCAGCACCGTGTGCCGCTGCTGGAGCTCGACGTCAAGGACTGGGACAGGGTCATCAGTACTGACCTGACCAGCGCCTTCCTCGTGGGCCGCGAAGCCGCCCGCGGCATGCTGGCCCGCGGCCACGGCAAGATCATCAACATCTGCTCGGTTCAGACGGACTTGGCCCGCCCCACGATCGCGGCCTACACCGCGGCCAAGGGCGGCCTGCGGAACCTCACCCGCGCCATGACGGCCGAGTGGGCCTCCGGCGGACTGCAGATCAACGGTATCGCCCCCGGCTACATCCACACCGAAATGACGCAGAACCTGGTGGATGACGAGACGTTCAACTCCTGGATCCTGGGCCGCACCCCTGCCAACAGATGGGGGACCGTGCAGGACCTGGTGGGGCCGGCCATCTGGTTGTCCTCAGACGCTTCTAACTTTGTCA